The Medicago truncatula cultivar Jemalong A17 chromosome 4, MtrunA17r5.0-ANR, whole genome shotgun sequence genome includes a region encoding these proteins:
- the LOC120575839 gene encoding tRNA(adenine(34)) deaminase, chloroplastic isoform X3: MYNAYFSSTVYGVSCKESFRLSFDGYSNLRYERFDRTSSNCSSCLGCCDFCALSTYRVPVKPCLLNGLRQSTFLQLSATRRFIFRGENLYCSRVPYGLVRGSCELKCSTNERNICNTSRRSRIKERCVCSASQKGREREDFPSFASDESELVLSFLSEEADKDATCTKSKNVSSSNRAEAKKKTNNLSRERHFNLCEKTKTKKKGNLKQHEVSSIDLRRECEINDTEKEAFAKDENCKKQRDMSSCSSYYTLSSGDFESDMEVQHNMGLEEFSLGYEEDEANRVEGNVKEEFNRQRVDQKKVHDISNKEKIVLGADIDWNIRKKSEKLLTEGTFQETDTTRDHQYMHRKGSTMHESGYGKASISQKQVHSEEDNSSFVEHLDKKTNKAYIQTGNRRKNQSSYAQESGRDEIETTLLSGKRFSGSEENLEISNSSKKTSDKHEKFVGSTSTTGTESLKSKKTFGGKEGSLGISETRLQERGDKHKNFIGSNSTTTEDVIERSSQNYIGNFKIEDSERTSDTRMKNMGEKKNSILSSAQGVELQHRKGEKTIAHDKDRRKSQLFSEESQVHGSHVEDTSIPMSKTSVKNQEEISYLSSHERDTRLQTDRRRTQSVQHSKGYEHFSTSSEGFDSDEKQVSSSQITYEKMRLMPKSKSASAVKTRESSSQTEERIFEFANDHQRSRNPSSQTGRVSAHVEQPAGFESPDIYLEVSESGSSALYGNSGRSPAMFSRSHSQYESDKSYSEPSIFMTPEDVLGSANRLEESSKQFVDEFVERVRHEVTTSERQQEIEVAGTMLASDVEDNQINSSRQQGTQNDSQSKSHESSHSTGFLGAKGISDEMWDVKEPSVGHGLSSEEPEINNETAKPIVKRTGRSMWGMLSDIVQLRWSSHAGSSTSSGRSGDRNSPNKSDSETWHSGQEREETGKSVLPQAMTSDKSKPGTHYTQSEGDVSDTKILKDKGKHIEVGSSFPNKLESGSTSKGTPYAGKEFSSRTENEKDLKVTTSGLKKMQSPNPLSVRGQPIAVEIVNIGGSDISRSESVMPIKEPVAPVKTEMSGSDRKDGELKQRKFQRKGQVSRDRFDDWEETYNVELEQRRTDELFMKEALLEARKAGDTWEVPVGAVLVQHGKIIARGCNLVEELRDSTAHAEMVCIREASKHLNSWRLSETTLYVTLEPCAMCAGAILQARIDTVVWGAPNKLLGADGSWVRLFPDGGESVSEARDIPPAPVHPFHPKIKIRRGVLATECADVMQQFFQLRRRKKKEDPLPITTHHPSKLLNKIQDIFHVMFCL; this comes from the exons ATGTACAAcgcatatttttcttcaaccgTATATGGTGTCAGCTGCAAAGAATCATTCCGTTTATCTTTCGATGGCTACTCAAACCTACGGTATGAAAGATTTGACAGAACCTCGTCAAACTGTTCGTCGTGCCTTGGTTGTTGTGACTTTTGTGCTCTCTCCACCTATAGAGTACCCGTAAAGCCTTGTCTTCTAAATGGGTTGAGGCAGTCCACTTTCCTTCAGTTGTCAGCAACCAGGAGGTTTATTTTCAGAGGTGAAAACCTTTACTGTTCTCGGGTTCCTTATGGTCTTGTTAGAGGCTCTTGTGAGCTTAAGTGCTCTACCAATGAAAGAAATATTTGCAATACAAGTAGAAGAAGTAGAATAAAGGAAAGATGTGTTTGCTCAGCCTCACAGAAagggagagaaagagaagattTCCCTTCATTTGCTTCTGATGAATCTGAATTAGTTCTCAGCTTTTTGAGTGAGGAAGCAGATAAAGATGCTACATGTACCAAATCGAAGAATGTGTCTTCATCCAACAGAGCGGAAGCCAAAAAGAAGACAAATAATTTGAGTAGAGAGAGACATTTCAATTTGTgtgagaaaacaaaaacaaagaaaaagggaaatttGAAGCAACACGAAGTATCCTCCATAGACTTGAGAAGAGAATGCGAAATAAATGACACTGAAAAGGAAGCCTTTGCAAAAGATGAAAACTGTAAGAAACAGAGAGATATGTCTAGCTGTTCATCTTATTACACGCTCTCGTCCGGAGATTTCGAGAGTGACATGGAAGTGCAGCATAATATGGGTTTGGAAGAATTTTCACTGGGATATGAGGAGGATGAAGCAAACCGCGTGGAGGGAAACGTAAAAGAAGAATTCAACAGGCAAAGAGTTGACCAAAAGAAGGTGCACGACATTtcaaataaagaaaagattgtACTTGGTGCAGATATTGATTGGAATATAAGAAAAAAGTCCGAAAAATTGCTGACTGAGGGAACCTTCCAGGAAACTGATACCACAAGAGACCACCAATATATGCATCGAAAAGGATCTACAATGCATGAATCTGGTTATGGAAAAGCTTCTATTTCACAGAAGCAAGTCCACAGTGAGGAAGATAATTCATCTTTTGTAGAACATTTGGATAAGAAAACAAACAAGGCATACATTCAAACAGGAAACAGAAGAAAGAATCAATCTTCATATGCACAAGAGTCTGGTCGTGATGAAATTGAGACAACTTTATTATCAGGAAAAAGATTCAGTGGCAGTGAAGAGAACCTTGAAATATCCAACTCATCTAAGAAAACAAGTGATAAACATGAAAAGTTTGTTGGTTCTACTTCTACCACCGGAACGGAAAGtttgaaatcaaagaaaacatttgGTGGCAAGGAAGGGAGTCTTGGGATATCAGAAACACGTTTGCAGGAAAGAGGcgataaacataaaaattttaTTGGTTCTAATTCTACCACAACAGAGGATGTAATAGAGAGAAGCTCCCAAAATTATATaggaaattttaaaattgaagacTCTGAAAGGACCTCTGATACTAGGATGAAGAACATGGGAGAGAAAAAGAATTCGATTTTGAGTTCTGCTCAGGGAGTGGAGTTGCAACACCGTAAAGGAGAGAAGACCATTGCACATGATAAAGACAGAAGAAAATCCCAACTGTTTTCTGAAGAATCACAAGTTCATGGGAGTCATGTAGAAGATACATCTATCCCGATGTCTAAAACTAGTGTGAAGAACCAAGAAGAAATATCATACTTAAGTTCACATGAAAGGGATACACGACTCCAAACTGATAGGAGGAGAACTCAGAGTGTCCAACATAGCAAAGGATATGAACATTTCAGCACTTCATCGGAAGGCTTTGACAGTGATGAAAAGCAAGTTTCAAGTTCTCAAATAACTTATGAGAAGATGAGACTTATGCCAAAAAGTAAATCGGCATCAGCTGTTAAAACTAGAGAAAGTTCTTCCCAAACTGAAGAAAGGATTTTTGAATTTGCTAATGACCACCAAAGATCTAGGAACCCTTCTTCCCAAACGGGTAGAGTTTCAGCTCATGTTGAACAACCTGCTGGGTTTGAAAGCCCTGATATCTACCTTGAAGTTTCAGAGAGTGGCTCTTCTGCTTTGTATGGCAATTCGGGAAGAAGTCCTGCTATGTTTTCAAGATCGCATTCCCAATATGAAAGTGATAAGTCATATAGTGAACCTTCTATTTTCATGACTCCAGAGGATGTGCTTGGTTCAGCTAATCGTTTAGAGGAATCATCAAAACAGTTTGTTGATGAGTTTGTGGAGAGGGTCAGGCATGAAGTCACAACTTCAGAAAGACAACAGGAGATAGAAGTTGCTGGAACAATGTTGGCCTCTGATGTTGAGGATAATCAGATTAACAGTTCAAGGCAACAAGGCACTCAAAATGACTCTCAGTCAAAGAGTCATGAGTCCAGCCATTCCACTGGGTTTCTGGGCGCCAAAGGGATTTCTGATGAAATGTGGGATGTAAAAGAACCATCTGTTGGGCATGGTCTATCATCTGAAGAACCAGAGATCAACAATGAAACTGCAAAACCAATTGTCAAAAGAACAGGAAGGTCCATGTGGGGTATGCTTTCTGATATTGTTCAATTACGTTGGAGTTCACATGCTGGTTCCTCCACTTCTTCTGGGAGATCAGGTGACAGAAACTCACCAAACAAATCTGACAGTGAGACATGGCATTCTGGGCAGGAGCGTGAGGAAACTGGTAAAAGTGTGCTACCACAAGCCATGACTTCTGATAAATCAAAACCAGGTACTCATTATACCCAAAGTGAGGGAGATGTGTCGGACACTAAAATATTGAAGGACAAAGGAAAACATATTGAAGTTGGATCATCTTTTCCAAATAAATTGGAAAGTGGATCAACATCAAAAGGCACCCCATATGCTGGAAAGGAATTTTCTAGTCGaactgaaaatgaaaaagatttgAAAGTCACTACTTCTGgcttaaaaaaaatgcagtCACCAAATCCATTATCTGTTAGAGGGCAACCTATTGCAGTAGAAATTGTAAATATCGGTGGATCTGACATTTCCAGATCTGAATCAGTGATGCCGATAAAAGAACCTGTTGCTCCAGTGAAGACTGAAATGTCTGGCTCAGACAGAAAGGATGGAGAGTTGAAACAACGGAAGTTTCAGCGGAAAGGTCAGGTTTCAAGAGATAGGTTCGATGACTGGGAAGAAACCTATAATGTTGAACTTGAGCAGCGACGAACTGATGAATTGTTCATGAAGGAAGCACTTTTAGAAGCCAGAAAGGCCGGTGATACTTGGGAGGTCCCTGTTGGTGCTGTTCTTGTGCAGCATGGAAAAATTATTGCAAGAGGATGCAACTT AGTAGAAGAGTTACGGGACTCCACAGCTCACGCAGAGATGGTCTGTATACGAGAAGCTTCAAAACATCTCAACTCATGGAGACTATCA GAAACTACACTTTATGTAACGCTTGAACCCTGTGCAATGTGCGCTGGTGCCATTCTTCAGGCAAGAATAGATACTGTTGTGTGGGGAGCTCCCAATAAGCTTCTTGGAGCTGACGGCAGCTGGGTTAG GCTTTTTCCTGATGGAGGAGAAAGTGTCTCAGAAGCAAGAGATATACCTCCTGCACCAGTTCACCCGTTCCATccgaaaataaaaataagaagagGAGTATTGGCGACAGAGTGCGCAGATGTAATGCAGCAATTCTTTCAATTGAGAAGgcggaagaagaaagaagatcCACTTCCTATTACTACCCACCATCCTTCCAAATTACTCAATAAGATACAAGACATCTTTCATGTAATGTTCTGTTTGTAA